The Juglans regia cultivar Chandler chromosome 16, Walnut 2.0, whole genome shotgun sequence nucleotide sequence CAGGTTCATTTTTTATAGGGCTACTTGTATCTCTGCCTGATTGTAGTTGATCAATTTCAATGTAATGCTGTGGAACACCTGGTGGCTGCTGGCTAAAGCCATCCTCTAACTGAAGAAGAAGTTTATGTTCCTGTTTGGATTGAACTTCCGGACATTCACTCCAAGGGTACTGTTTTGGGATGCTACAATCAAACTCTGTATAGTTTACATCAGATCCCAGTGATGCAGAAGAATGATCAAAGCTCATCTGTGAGCTCCTTGTGTCCTGAGGATCAGGAACATCTGCAGTCAACGGTTTCTTGGAATCTGGCCTGGGCTCTGAAACAATTTCCTCTTGATCACCTTCATTGTTTTTGGCATCCAGGTCCTGACCATAGAAGTTACTGCCTGAAAACTGGTCCCTGTCATTGGCAACATCATTTTGGTTCGTGTGGATTGAACTCTGCAGGCCAAAACCTCCAGAAGTATCCTTTGAAGGAACATCTGAATGCTTTATACCACCAAAAGAAGCTTTCAGATCATTTTCCTTCTGCAGTCTAATCAAGTAGAGGCGGTACTTCtgcaaaagaatatatatatatatatatatatatatattaccatatGAGACTTCCCTTGATGCTCAAACTGATTCATAATGACTTGATCAGTACACAACACTTTCTTtctaaatttttgtttgattcaATAACTTGGCTGTGGTTTCTGTACATTTTGATATGCTAAAAAGGTGGGAAGATTTCTAAGGTTCAAGTGAAATCACTAACAGAGGGCCTTAAAAATGCAGTTGTGGTGAAACTGAATAGAAATTCACTCAAAATTAAAGCATATGCAAACTTAGAAGGACCAGAATATTTTGAATGTATATCTCAAAGAGAGAGGTGACCTTTATTTCTTTCGTGTAAATACCAACAAAAGAAGATATATTGAATAGAAGTGCTAAAAAGCTTACAGTTATATACAACATTATGGATCcacgtgtgtgtgtgcgcgcacgCGTGTGTAGCAATTCCTTGGCAACTATTCCATAAGGAGAAGTTTTGTAAAAGCCCTACTAGATTTAGCCATTCATAGGATGAAGACCTAAAGAGTGAGGCATCTACCTGCAAGTGACTAGCAACATTTTCTCTAGTCAGCCATGGCACATTCATCAAATCGAGTATCTTTTTAGGACCTACTTCTGCCAAACAGACAACATATGTCATGGCTTCATGgaaaagaagataaagataCCAGCTGCATGATTGAGGATCACATAAAGAAAACTAAACAATAACAACTTAacatttctttagtttttttaattcacATGTTGCAAAAAAGTAACTCTAGAAATGGAAGTTTATATCATACTTACTATCAAAACCAATCTGATTTACAGCTTTGACAAACTTCTGATGAAGATCAACAGACCACACCACTCTATGTTTCTTTGTAGAAGAAAGATCGCCATAGTCTCTCTCATCATATTTGTTCtgaaaatcttttcttttcttaaaagatGTCAGATCTTCTCCACTAAACATGATACAATCTTCCGAAAATTCTGATCCATTTATTGATAGTCTAATACCCTCAAAACTTTCATGATGATCAATGTCCCTTATCTCATGTATCTTCTTTCTGAAGACATGCTGCCATATATTCCGGAGTTCTTTCATCCTTATCGGCTTGAGGAGATAATCACAGGCTCCATGCTGAACTCCTTTCATTACCCTGCTTGTTTCTCCATCAACAGACATCACTGTATAGATTCATAAAATGCAACTCGTCAGAAGGAGGGATGCCAATGAATGtgaataaatgtaaaataaattttagcatGTTAGAAAATGTTTCATGTATTAGTGTAGGATAACTAACTGATGACAGGAAGATCCATCTCTAGTCCAACATGCTCAAGAAGTTTGAAACCATCCATGTCAGGCATGTTAACATCGCTGATTACGATGTCATACCCATCTTTCCTTTCCCGAAGCAAGTTCAAAGCTTCTCTTGCCAGACCACATGTAGTCActgcaaaaaaaatgaaagaagagaaaaaacagAAGTCATAAGAAtggtttcaaatttttggtGCAGCCATCCTGGAGCTGATCAATTGGCTGAGTATAGTCATAGAAGCTGGTGTTATCCTGTGCAATTAAACTCATTCAAACCAAAAGTCACAATGTAACAAAGAGATATAAAGCAAATGCACTTTTCTTAGATCAATAAATTCTGCTCCTTTCTTTTAGATCAACCAGTTACATGCAAATAAAGGCCTTTGCTATTTGTTTCTCTTATCATACATAAAAGAAAGCAGATAAGATAAGAAGTAATGCCATTTGAACGAAGGGAATGACTGAAGAGATGCTTAGGAATGGAGTAATAAATTGTTGGCCAATAAGGTAAAAGGATGCAACTGAAAATATGATACTGGACAGAATTTGGTAAATTGATCTGGTGGCAGGACAATAAGTAACAATATTGGTTGTGTGAAACATATAATAAAGCTATAGATTTTGAAGGTGAGGAAGTTCTGATCATGTCTGATAAAGGTTTCGGATGCTAATGGTTGAGGTCAAAGAGAAGATATTGTTCATTTGGCTGGGCATTACATGCATACTTGCCAGAACAACACTCTTTTTGCCACTTGAGTGCCAATTAGCCATCCAACAAGGTAAAATGTCATTAGATTCTTCATCACACCTCGCCAcaataatatcatatagaagATTATCTTTTcttggtggtttttttttctttttgtgttttagtgGGTAATGTTATACGGTGGTACTTTACTGACTGCAAATGTTCACAATCCTGCTTCACGAATCAGGTACTTTTACTCAATTGTGAGTTTCAAGATCAAGCTGGAAGGTCTATAATATTCAAATTGAGCTCTTTATTGAAAACCACCAAAAAAAGGCATGATAGAGATTCCAGAAAAGGTTTTTTGCACAGCAACTAACATAGATAAGAATTATATATGTACCCTATCACAGTCTCCAAAGAAGCGTTATCCTTATTCACCACCTTTCAGAAAGTTGGTTCAgcccaaaaaaaacaaaaaaagaaaaaacactacaaacaacAGTTACATTTTCCTGTGTTATAAGTATACAAAACTAATGGAGAATTAACATCTTTTTATCTCTAAAAGAaatatctttcatttttcctattaaaaaagaaaaaattacctACCCTGTAAAAAAATGCCAGATTGGCAGGGCAGTTAAAATCGGAAACTTGTTTATGCAGCTCACCTCAACTCAGTAATCTTGAAACACCTACGCCATTAGGTCATGTTCTTAAGCAATACTATCTTTCAGATCAACCCTGATCAATTTGAGTGTTAATTATCATTAACCGAACTAACAATTTCAATAATAAACCttcacttgaaaaaataaacaaacatataGACGAACAAAATACAAGCTAGCATCCTTAAGTCATGTTCAAGGATACGCAGACTTAACGACTGTGCATAAGACAGAAGCTATAACTTTCTCATGCTCCTCTAATACCTAAGGAAACATAGAATATATATACCTCGTGAAAACAATGAAACATACCCAGAAGCCATTACGCTTAGAATCAAGACATGATCGGACAAACCCAACTCGTAACTAACAAGTATTATTAGGAACTACGAAGTGCCATAATAAAAAGCAACGCAGAGAATATTTTAGCAACACAGACGGTGAACTGTAGCAAAGTCAAGTGGGGACGCACCTTCATAGGCGCACTTCTTGAGCATCTTCTCGAGAATTTTGAGCCACGTGGGGTCGTCATCAACGACGAGCACCCGGAGACCTGCCGGGAAAGACTCGCTCCGAGGGGAAGAGAAGCCGTTCTCCATGTAGAAGAAGCTGGAAATTCAGAATGAAGTGGAGTGGGGAATTTGAGGTGGCGGTGGGCGAGTGGAGGGAGGGGGGCGAGGATTCTCTGCAAGACAAAGCCGAGACGACAAAGGATCAGCGTCTTTAcagagttttaaatatataaatggcgCACGTTAGCCTCTGCCACCTTTCGGTTcgggactctctctctctctgtcccgTCTCTtccaaaatacaagaaaaaaagtatataaaaatatcatccagaattggaaagaaaagaaaaaaaaaacacacaaagcGTCTTAACAGCTGAGAGAGTGTGGGAGAGATAAAGATAAAAGGGTAAAAGTTAGGAGAAATTAATCGAATGGTTGAATCTGGCCtacccaaagaaagaaagaggcaGAAGATCGAGCATCGATTTGAGAGTCTTTGCGAACgaataattgaataataaaaggcatctaataaatttaagaaatactatttatcatctttatattacatatcaatatataatatattattattttattatttaaatatacatatttacatatcaatatatgtatatttaaatagaatgacacaaataataaattataaattattatatggtataagagatgataagtagaatttttcattttaatattgtaGCTTATTGATGCAATCGGGTATGTTGTGCATTTGGagtatctcataattttataaatagtagtgtaATAGTTTGCATGATGATGTTTCATTGAATTTTGTgaaggagagataaataattagataaaaatattataaagtaaaaatattgattgaatatatttttttaatcttatttttgttttaaagattGTAAAACTCGTATTGactttgtgttttgttttaaaatttgtaaaaattatattgatttttgtatttgaataatgattaacTAATGATTTAAtggaaaacataaaattttgaaattaaaaattattttgtatttgaaaaatgtttgttaatgaaattataaagaaatttgaaaattttaagagtTCTCATagtgtccaaacatgcccttaattttgacattcaaataattatttctctttttactcgttatgatattatgatgaaaaaatctattcaacaTCATTTTTCTCAGTATCATCTTCACATcccatgatgtgacattagatcATTATAGgtttacaagtgaaatataataaatagtctctaattatctaatgccacatcataaaatgatacATGGGAAGATTATGAGAATTGAGAAGATGAGTAGCTAGTATTACTTTAttatgatataaataatataataatattaacattatattaattactaaatttattaaataaacgAAATCttatgtaattaactaattaGAGTATCTTGAAATATCATACTATAAGTAAAATTTGTAAAGAATGTAAATATTGTTAGCataatttctaataaaactatcaatattctaaataaaagtagtaatttcattgaatatattatttttatgttttaagttaattaaatttatttttaattttcatttaataattcaCAAATCATGAGAAGAGGATGATGGGACTATAATAGGCCGGAATAGTTTGATGACAtggctctatatatatatatatatatatatatatatatattattatatataagaggaAAACTTCATGCTTTGAGAAAAAGTAGAACTATATGTAGTTGGAGATTTGTGAATTAATCATAATAGAACGCTCAGCGTGCAATGTTACATGatctccaaaataaattttgtaatgaggaaaaaaaaagacatacAAGATGCATTTTCAgaataattcatattttaaatgaattaaatggaTGTTAGAGAATTATTATCCCTCTTAATTTGCAAGCATTCGTTACGATAATTAATTCATGATATAGGTCTGAATAACATTAATTATGAGAGtaaattaacaaataacttttgagTTTCATATTCCTTTTGGAGGAAACCagcataattattattattattattattattatacgtAGAAAACCaagtaattttaatattatggCTTCATACGAGGCCGAAAACTCCATGCTTCGAGAAAAAGTAGAAGAACTAGAGTTGGAGATCATTTTACAGTATTCATGAATATATAGAACGCACGCTCATGAGCCTGTAATATTGAATGCAtgtccaaaataaattttttaattagaaaaaaaaaaagatattatacaaGATGGATTTTCATATATAgtaattcatattttaaattttagtggATGTTagagaatttttatatataatcccTCTTTGTAAGCAACATTCACCACGATTCATGAGGTCTGAACATTAAATGTCAGGATAAATTAACTAATAACTTTTGAGTTTTTCATATGTTCCATGCATCCGTATATACGTAGAAaccaataaatatgtaatgtaaCATCCAATCAAGTTACTTGtgtctatatattaaatatatataattcatatatagtCCTATGTTTATTACTTAAGTCCATAAGTGATTAAATTATACTagctattttataatataattgtaaagctaatatacacacatatatataatagatgtaTATTACTAATAACTAACTTATGTCAACATAAAAGTATGtttattagatatatatgaATATCGACTAGTTACATATTGTAAtggatatattatataaaaaataataataactcaaCTTAGCTCAAACTAATGTCAAGCTCGACTGGCTGAGAGCACGTAGCTCGAGCTCAAGTTTGAGTTATTTGAGCCAAATTTAGCCttacaatccaaaagatcaGCTCAAGTCGACGAGCGCTCAGCACAAGTTATTTGAATCAAGCTAGCAAAGTCCGACAATTCAAAAGATCAACTCAGCTCAGCAGGATTATATATAGACCTAATTAATCAATTTATAacttgtgaagaaaataaattatcgAGTCCAAATATATTCCATCCAAAGCCAAAATTGCTGAAATACTGAATATTCAAACTAACGCAACTTGATGGGATTAATTCAATTGTCTTCAAGAACCCAAAAACCAAATTATacccttaattaatttgaaaacgtCAAATAAGACAAGATGAACTATTTACTTAAGTAACGAAGAACTTATAATATCCTGCctaaagattaaataaaaaaagaaatatgcatGGTATCTCATGTTACAGCcaattattttctctcaaatctTTAAAATGTGGAAACCTTAGGAGTAAATTAAATAAGTGcaacacaaaataaatcaaagtcATGTATGGATACTGATCAAATCTTGATAAAAGTATGTAATTAAGAGTTCTATAACTCTGACTTACACAATAATCTTCTCTGAAATCAGTCGTACTTGATCAGGATCTAGCTAGCATAGTCTCACAATATCCCAATGCATGTAAAATGAAACGACCGtacttataaatttctcaataGATTGGTCAGTATAAATAAACTTCAAACACCCTTTATCAGAAATTAATAATaccaataatgataataataataataataataataataataataataataataataataatgcatgcTTGTACTAACTAGGGCCATTAAGGAAGATAAAACAAATAGGTAAGTTCTAATAGATAAACACGTAATGGGCACGTGGAATGCATTTGAAGGACAAAAAGGAAAGTTTGGTCAAGGGGAGGGAGAGGAGTAGTTTTTGGATGTGCCCAAAACCATTTGAATGAGGGTTTGATTAGTATAAAATCATAAGATTTTAATTGTCTTATTTTCGATCTCTGACTTTTTGCGATGGTCAACCAATGAAGGCGTGACACATGTTTGTTCTTATTGGATcatactaataatatttaaaaaccatgacaaaattaaaaaaatagatcaagtGGGAGTGGGAGGATGCAAGGGAAACTTTATTAAGATTAATTGGTCGATGCCCAATAATTCACATAGTTTAATACATCTTTTATGTACTTTGGTGATCAGTGaaattccatcaaatattttaGTGGAATTGGTACTACACGACCAAAAAATCCAACACCTGAGCTGGCCGCTAGCTTGTACTGATGAAGACCCCCCCGCATGatgatcttcatcttcttcttccttgtcAACTTGTATTTGGACTTGCAAAATCTTACTTAATTAACATATTCATGTTTCGAACAAACTGATCACGATCagaaagcataaaaaaatatttatattttgactttattttataattgtaacgAACCCCATATATAATAACTAACATGTTTATACAACAAGTTGCAAttaagtagtatatatatatatatccacttcttataataataaattaggaGATCAGATATTAGAATAACATATAGAAATCTTAATATTTTACAACGAAAAATTCTATCTATCCTCATTTTTAAGTACATCAACTTCTTAACATTTTTTCATGtgacattaaattattgattcaCAAGaagaatataacaaataatttctagtcattaaataacatattatgagatgaattaggaaatatgataataaaatgatCAAATAATGGATAGAATTCATAATCTTTTActagtaatattatattaggTGGGATTTGGATAGTGAtcgagatgagataaaatgattttaaattatgaaagttaaaagttgaataaaatattattttttaatattattattgttttgatatttaaaaaaattaaattatttattatattttatataaaaaatttaaaaaaattataacgataaaataaaataaaattgagtgATTCTCGAATCGAAACCGAGCCTTAATATCATAATATCATGATATACGTGCAAATTGCAATGTCTACCCTCCGGCAACTTCTTAAAAAAGTATAGATCAGCTGTTAAAAAGCATTTTAGACCGATAATTGTAAAACCCTAAAAGGTAATGGTACGGAGAAAACACAAAATCTTCAGGTCAAATATGCTGCCACTTGCTTTGTGTGTGCACTTTCTCCCTGCATTGGGACGTATTTCTCACGCTTTCACATTGTCACCTTTTGATCACACACGATTTCAAGTTCAGAGATCCCATTATAAACTCAcgatgaaaaatgttattaatttcCACTTCTAGTATTCCGTCTCACAAACCTTAATTTACTGCAGTATCACTCATTTAcacattaatcttttttatttttttttaatgagaaatgacTCATCCATTATAATTaatagattttacaaaattaaattcacaaactaaagTCATGACTTCATGATATGCGCGCATGGTATATACGActgtttacaattttttttatattataaaatagatctagcGTATCACATGATCAAACTATATCAATACGTGAATTCAcgtttataaaatctttttatgaatcTAACACTtctactcttatatatatatatatttctaactaTAGGATTATTGATCCTGCATATCATCGATGGTTGGAcctcaatatatattttcacatAATCTCTCtcccattattttttcatttttcccaaATGAACAAGAAGTTGGTTACAATTAGAAATAAGTGGTtcgaatttagagatgagttgagatgatttgtgaatcgtcgaataaaagttgaattgtttattatattttgtgtgaaaatttaaaaaatttattttgagatttaaaaaaattaaattatttattatattttatataaaaatttaagaaagtaataataacgagatgagatgagttaaggtgagttttgaatctaactatatacttttatatattgaaaaacACTAACTTCTAAGTAGTGCATGCCCTaaattattatctatatatatatatatatatggaattcaATTAAACTAATGACATAATGATACATGCGTAAATAGAATAACAAACATTATATATTCAATCacgttaaaaaagaaaaaagaagaagcctatatttatatatatgggctTCATGtggaattatatattattattattggactGAAAAAAGTGTACGGACCCAACATAATTGATCACACAATCTAAGGCCAGCAGGTACGTAGCTAATCATTGTGTGCAGATGATCAGGCCACCAAAACCctacccaaaaatattttaaagatttcGAGGCGGCTAGCCCTCTAGTTTGACGACACGTACTCTCATTTGCTCCATATATTTTGACACTtggttattattatatatgatcattaaATTAATGACCAAGAAAAGCAAGTTTTCTTGCTCCACTTTGTGATAGCTAGCTGCATGATCCATCATCTTCATGAGCTAGCTAGCCTGCTTAGTGGATCAAATCCATTAATTTcctaatttcaaattaattaattatgctaATAATGTCGGTCGTGAGTATTAgcttaatttaattgttttgttttttctttatatattttattagtgaTTAATGAGTTGGTACTACTGACCATGGTGGTACAGGTTTTAATTACGGGTAGAGGAGATAGATCATGAGGGGCTTTCAAGGAAAAACACAATGGCTGTAAAAGGAAATACCCACTAAgaaattattctttaatatcCAAGGGAATTATTTTAGTTGAGGAGTGAGCTAGAGAGCATGATTGATCATGAGCAAGAAATAGGCCAGAGGATGCACAAGTATACTCCATGCAACCATCTTGatgatctctttaatttaaGTGGGGGTGGagcttttcatttgtttattcaaaagttatagaatatatatgGCTCTCCCTTATGATATGATCGATACTTCGACGACTGTCGTACTTTATCtgtttatatattcttttttcaccttcttttttaaatataaacaaaaaataagaataaattattattctttagaTCAACTACTACTATTTCTTGATCTTATAACTAGCTTGAAGATGATCAGATAATGCTTATAGGATTTACCATGCAATATCcttagaaattaaatatttataattaattaggtttttatttttatttttttaattcatgatCGTATTTATTCAGTCGACTtagcatatatttataaacaatatatatatatatatatatatatttatctcacatattaatatatatatatatagatcaatagTTGGAAATTCTGCTTTTGGCAAAAAAGGATCAAATAAAGTTCTAAAAGAATTATGTGGATATTCTTTTGTGTACTTGATAATGGGCTCAAAGCCCCAGTAACGTAAGAACAGATTTTAAATAGATTGATTGTTGTACGTACCCAAGATCTG carries:
- the LOC108989558 gene encoding two-component response regulator ARR11-like, giving the protein MENGFSSPRSESFPAGLRVLVVDDDPTWLKILEKMLKKCAYEVTTCGLAREALNLLRERKDGYDIVISDVNMPDMDGFKLLEHVGLEMDLPVIMMSVDGETSRVMKGVQHGACDYLLKPIRMKELRNIWQHVFRKKIHEIRDIDHHESFEGIRLSINGSEFSEDCIMFSGEDLTSFKKRKDFQNKYDERDYGDLSSTKKHRVVWSVDLHQKFVKAVNQIGFDKVGPKKILDLMNVPWLTRENVASHLQKYRLYLIRLQKENDLKASFGGIKHSDVPSKDTSGGFGLQSSIHTNQNDVANDRDQFSGSNFYGQDLDAKNNEGDQEEIVSEPRPDSKKPLTADVPDPQDTRSSQMSFDHSSASLGSDVNYTEFDCSIPKQYPWSECPEVQSKQEHKLLLQLEDGFSQQPPGVPQHYIEIDQLQSGRDTSSPIKNEPVLVEYKSHHESHISPKETAIDNFSVQSKSLIAYHQSFEPSSTAIKSMKPQAVDLSCITDLEPCQRNLISPSDLTFPPFNEDLTVCWLQGDFLNKNFGLPNMEFADYSDPGFIADIPVHLYDTLTSDYECPYDPTEYPIVDQGLFIL